GGGGCTGACCCGGGCTGGCGCGTTAATGTTGATGTTAGTAGCGGTTAATACCGCACTCAGAGGAGTGTTTGTATGATGTGGATTGAAAAAGGTGGGCCGATTATCTGGATACTGGCGGCTTATTCTTTGATTGGATTGACCATTATTGCCAGCCGTTATCTGCAACTCCTGTTTACTCCCCGCAACAACCTTTCTGTCTCTGCTTCACTGTGGAAAGAGAGCGCTGAAAAACGGATCGTTGATCAGCTAAGTGCTGTGCTGAGAATACATGGGCATAGCCCGGAGTTACGGGCTACGGCAAGCCATTTGATTCAGGCCGAGATGAAACCCTTAGAATCGGGGCTTAAGACAGTTGCTGTGCTGGCTAATACTGCTCCGCTGTTGGGTTTGCTGGGTACGATTACCGGTATGATTAAAGCCTTTCAGGTGATTGAAAGTGCAGGAGGGAAGGTTGATGCGATGGCGCTTGCCGGCGGTATCTGGGAGGCGATGTTAACCACCGGTGTGGGGTTGTCTGTGGCGATCCCCTTGCTTATTTTGTTGCATTTTCTTGAGTCGGGACTAGGGCGATTTCACTGGCGCCTGCATCAGGCAGCCGCTTTAGTGTTAGACCGCTCGGAGAGCGCAGAGATCACCTCTGATTCAGCGTCTGCCCAATGGGAGGCTGTGGCAGATGTCTTATAAATTGCCCGCTCATAGTCTGACAGCACTTAATCTGACGCCTCTCATCGATATTGTATTTCTCTTATTGGTTTTTTTTATGCTTACGGCACACTTTGTCGATGAACAGCAGATCGAACTCATGTTGCCGGGGGCGGTTAGTGTTGAAACCTCTCCTGAAGAGGAGCCCGTAGTTGTATCGATAGACCGGACGGGTATCTTTTATATCAACTCAGAAGTGGTGCATGCTCAGTTGCTGGAACAGCGGTTAAAGTCGTTGTTTGAGGCGAGCCCTGATCGGTTACTGCGTCTTAAAGCTGATCATCAGGTCAATTTTGCAAAGGTTGTAACCTTGCTTGATATAGCCCGCTTACTGAATATTAGTAACCTTGAAGTTGCCACACGGGAACCATGAATTCGATGGAGGCCCCCCGGCGCTTTTCTGGCTGGCATGTTGTGGGAGGGATTGTCTTATCCGGCGCCGTACATGCCTTCATCTGGCAACAACTATATCAGCCTGCGTTGAGTGCGGCAGTATCAGCGCCCAAAAGTTATCAGCCGGTCAGTTTATCTGTCGCACCGTCACAGCAGCCTGTCACGCCAGCAGAAGTGCCATTGAAAGCGTCACCGGAAACAGCAAAAATTTTTACTCCTCCTGAAGCTGCAGTTAAGCTTGCTAAACCTAAACCTAAACCTAAACCTAAACCTAAACCTAAACCTAAACCTAAACCTAAACCTAAACCTAAATTTGCAGTAGAGACAGCAAAGGCGGTTGAGCCTGTTGCGGAGGTAGTAAGGACCGAGGTCGATGCCATGATTGAGCCGGTGGCGGCTCCTGTTATGACACCTGATCAGCTGCGGGCACGCTTTCTGGCAGTGTTGGTGCAACGTATAGATAAGAATAAACGTTACCCTAAACGCGCTGTATCCCGTGGGATTGAAGGGCGAGTGAGCTTTCGTTTATCGTTGGATAGTCGGGGTGCACTAGAGCATTTCGAGTGGTTAGAGGGGAATCGATTATTTTATAAAGCAACCTTGAATGCGGTTAAGCATTCATTGCCTTTATTGCTACCGGGAGATCAGGGGGCTTTCAGTTATCGATTGGTATTGGAATATAAGCTTCTGTAACTCAGCACCTCAGCCGGGTGTCTGAGGTGCTGTGCAGCGGCGCAAGAAGCAACCGCTGTCAGCTTATAGGAGATTGTTAGAACTGGTAGCTGTAGCTTAACATCAGACTGCGTGGCGCGCCCGGAGAGTAGGACTTATCTCCACGAGTGTCTTTCTTAACCTCTACCGCATAGCGCTTATCAAACAAGTTCTGGATGTTCAGATTGATATCGTGTGGCCCGATTGAATACCCCAGAATAGCGCTGGTAACAAAGTCATAACCGTTATAGGTCTCTGTGTTGGCGTTATCCAGATAGTATTCTCCCCAGCTGTCAGCCTGCACTCTGAGTTTGATGCCGTTGGGATGCTGATAATTAAGATTCAGACTGTAGTAGTGTTCCGGAATATAAGGCAGTTGATTTCCAGATCGATCAAAGTTTGTTGGGGTGCGCCCCAGATAGACCACTTCTGAAAACTCGTCGTAGTGATAGTCGCTATAGGCGTAATTTAGTCCTAACTGAAGCTCGCCGGGAATCGTCTGCTTGAGAACCTGAACGGTGCCGCTAAATTCGAGCCCTTTTTTGTCGGTTTTGCCGGCGTTTTGATAGAGTGTTTCGCCGTCAGTACGTACCTGAATGATTTCGTCTTTTACTTCAGTAGCATAAGCGCTCAGGTCAAACTGCCAAGCCGCAGCTCTGCCTTTCAAACCGACTTCAACGGTCCGATTGGTCGCACTGAGCAGGTCGATGTTGCTCTCCAGTTCACTAGAGAAGGGCACTTGTTCACCCTGGGCGATATTACCGAACAGAGTGAAGTTGTTGTTTAGTTTATAACTGGCACCAATGCGGGGAGAGAAAAGATTAAAGCTACGGCTTAAACTGGTATTGCCTCCACTGCCGGGAATGGTCAGGTAATTCCCCATCCCATAGTTGTATGCGGTATCGCTGCTCCAGGTGTCCTGTTCTATTTTTATTCTGTCGAAGCGGAAGCCTGCATCGATAAGTAAGTGATCAGTTGGTCGTAAATTTTCCTGTAAGAAGAAGCCATAAACGGTATTCAGCTCGTCCTGTTTTTCTAATAATTCACCTTTCCTGTCAGACAGAGTACTGATGATGCGTGGTCCGGCAGTGAGTATGTCTGCGTAGGCGTATTTACGGGCGTTATCTGTGCGATCCTGCCTGAAGGTAACGCCGCTGACCAGGTTGTCTTCACCTACCAGGTGATGGCTATAGTCCAGTTCCAGGTCAGTGCCGAAAATATCGACCCCGGGGTTAACGTTGATCGCGCCGGTTACCGGATGAAAGTGACTCCAGTGGTTGTAATATATTCGGGGCCTGAGTGTCAGATCATCCAGTTCTACCGTCAAGCGGCTATTAAAAAAGATAATATCTGAATCGCGGGCGCTGTTTTTAAAGGCTGAATTATTGTCTCTTTGTTCTCCTGTACGTTTGAACTGATGGAACTGCGCTTCATCCATAGTGCCCGGCAGATTCATCTCTGACTGGGTAAGGCTTAGTTCTATCTCCAGTTCGCTGTTATCTGTTGGCAGGATGCCTCCTTTAATGCTGAACTGGTTGGATTCATACTCGTTATGTCGACGCCAACCATTTTCCTGGGCGCGATGCGAAGCGGTAAAGGCCAGAGCGTTACCTTCATCGGACGTATAAGATTTGCGCAGGTGTAGATTACGGGTACCCTGATCTCCGAATCCAAGGCGCAGCTGGTCGCGGCGATTATCGAATACTGATTTAGATAGGATATGTATCGCGCCGCCGGTAGAGCCGGTAGCATAGATATTTGCCGGTCCTTTGCTGACTTCGATCTGCTCAATATCCTGAGTGTCGATAAAATCCATCCGTGTGAAACTGTCTGGATCAGTAATCGGAACTCCGTCGCGTAATACCATGATTTCACGTATGCCGTACTGCGCTTTCAGGCCGGCTCCCCGAACAATCAGGCGGGAGCTACTGCCGCCGCTGGTGGATTGAATCAGTACGCCAGGTGTTCCTTTGAGGGCGTCGGCAATATTAAACATTTTCTCCTGCTCCAGGCGTTCCTGGTCGATGATTGAGATGCTTTCAGGTACCTCTGCTGACGTGCGTTCGGTACGTGTGGCAGTCACGGTAATAATGTCGGATACAGCGGTTTCTTCTGCCTGTACATGAATGCTGGTTAGCGTGGTTGCTATGCAAATAGCGAGTTGGCAGCAGCGAAATTGCTTGGGATACTTGTCCATAATGGGCCCATTAAGAGAATATTCTGCGCGAAAAAATAGGCTCTCCAACAGGGTAAAACAATGTGACACGTTGTCGCGTGGCAAGATGTCGCAGCTGGCAATTGCGCCTGAATGACAGAGATATAGACAGGCAACGCTAAACTTTCGATCAATCGGGAGGTATGATGGATTTATACTTATGACTGATAAAATCCATATGTTTGATAGGCTTAAACAACGTATAGATCGCTATGCTCCCCGTACACTTAGCTTAAGTGGGCCGGAAGCTGGGGTTTTGATCGCGTTGACGGATAATCCAGCGGGCCCTGAAGTGATACTGACCCGCCGTGCCGATCATCTGAACACTCATAGCGGTGAGATCGCCTTTCCGGGGGGGAAGCGGGACGATACTGACCCTGATCTGCTCTACACCGCTTTACGAGAGGCGGAAGAGGAGGTCGATCTCAGGCCTGTAGATGTTGAGGTTGTCGGCCCTCTGGGCGCGGTATTATCGAAACATAAGCTTCGGGTTACTCCTTATGTTGGGATTATTCCCCATGATGTTGTTTTGACACCCAACCTGGGTGAACTGGACCGGATTCACCGGGTGCCGTTAAGCTTTTTTCTTGAAAAACCACCCCATCACACCGATGCCATTCCTTTTCGAGGGAAGACCCATTACGTGCCTGCATATATGTATGAGGGTGATATTATCTGGGGGCTCACCGCCTATATGCTGGTAGAGCTTTTAAATGTGGGATTCGATGCCGGTATCCCGATGAAAACCCGACCGGAGTACAGTTAACTATGTTGTTTTCTATGAGTGGCCGCGAGGTCTGTTTAGTGGGCGAAGAGCATTATGTTGCGCATAACGCTACCCTGATAGGCTCGGTTGAATTACATAACCAGGCCAGTGTCTGGTTTAACGTGGTTATTCGCGGAGATAACGATCAAATTACTATTGGCGAGCGATCCAATATTCAGGATGGCTCGGTATTGCATACTGATCCTGGCTATAAGCTGACAGTTGGCAAAGATGTAACCGTAGGACATCTGGCCATGTTGCATGGCTGTGAGGTAGGTGATGGTTCCTTAGTCGGGATCGGTGCGGTAGTGCTCAATGGTGCAAAAATTGGTAAAGGCTGCCTGATTGGCGCGAATGCGCTGGTCCCGGAGGGAATGGTGATTCCTGATGGTTCACTGGTGGTTGGCTCTCCTGCGAAAGTAAAGCGTTCACTGAGTGAAGAACAGCAGCAGGGATTACTCGAGAACGCGGCGCATTATGTTGAAAATATGCAGCGTTATCGGTTGGAATTACAGCAACAGAATTAAGAAGTGACCAATGAAGAATGAAACCCCAGTATCTCTGTCTGTTCGTTCGCCCTGCATAGGCGTCTGCGCACTGGATGAGAAAGATCTCTGTATAGCCTGTCGTCGTAGCGGAATAGAAATCGCTGAATGGGGTGTGTTATCTGATGATGAGAAAAAAGCGGTGTGGGCTTTGATTCGACAGCGGGAAGAGGATGATCGCAGTGCCTGAAACAGAGACTGATATGAAAGTAATGATCGATCTGTGTGTCGTGCCGATAGGTGTTGGTACCTCTGTGTCAGAGTATGTGACTGCCTGTCAGAGAGTGCTGCAGGAGTCGGGTCTGGATCATCAGATGCACGCTTATGGTACTAATGTTGAGGGGGACTGGGACGCTGTATTTGCGGCAGTAAAGCGTTGCCATGAGGTGGTTCACCACATGGGAGCTGTTCGGATCACCAGCAGCATGCGTATCGGTACTCGTACCGATCGTGATCAGACCATGGATGATAAAATTAACAGCGTGAAAGCTAAATTAGTGTGAAGGCAATAAGTTAAAGTAGCCCGGTTGCCCGGGCCCGGGAAGAGGCGCTAGTCCTCCTCTTCCTCATCATCGCTATCCTGCTTCAACCGGGTTGCCCGGATCGTTTTAATCAGATTGTCACTTACTTGCAGTGTTTCAATTCGGTAGTTGTCGATCAGTAAGCAGACATTCGCATCTGGAATCGCTTCAATGACTTCCATCACCAGCCCGTTAATGGTTTTAGGGCCATCGGTGGGCAGGTCCCAGTCCAGTGACTTGTTTACATCGCGAATGTTGGCGGTACCGTCGATAAAGAAGCTGCCATCTGTCTGAGGGAAAATATCCTGATTTTCCTCTTTACCACTGATGGACATCTCCCCAACGATCTCTTCCAGAATATCTTCCAGGGTGACGATGCCCTCAATATCACCATACTCATCAACCACTAACGCGATCCGTCGGCTCTCTTTCTGAAAATTTAATAGCTGGGTTTGTAATGGAGTGCTTTCGGGGACGAAGTAGGGCTCATGAATAACCTGAAGAATAGCGGCTTTAGTTACGGCATCCTGCCTGAATACCTGGGCCAGGTTACGCATATGGAGAATGCCGACAACTTTATTCAGCTCTCCCCGGTATACCGGCATCCGTGTATGAGCGGTGGTGCTTAGCTGGTCAATAATCTCTTCCAGATCGTTGTCCAGATCGATGCCCAAAACCTCGTTTCGGGGAATCATGATGTCGTTGACGGTGACATCATCCAGCTCCAGAACACCCAGTAACATTGACTGGTTGCGCTGTTGCAGCACCGCGCCGGATTCATTTACCAGTGTGCGAAGCTCTTCGGTGCTGAGGTGATGGTGTTCGCCGGGAGTGACTTTAACGCCGATCAGTTTTAGTAAGTTATTGGTGATTAAATTAACTATCCAGACCAGTGGATAAAGCAGTTTTAACAGTGGCTGCAGTATATAGGCAGCAGGAAAGGCAATTTTCTCAGGGTACAGGGCTGCAATAGTTTTGGGTGAAACTTCGGCAAAAATCAGAATGACCAGTGTCAGTGCCGCTGTCGCGATGAAGATGCCATCTTCTCCCCACAGCTCAACAGCAATAATAGTGGCAATTGCTGAGGCAAGAATATTGACGAAGTTATTGCCGATCAGAATAACGCCGATAAGTCGATCAGGGCGTTTGAGAAGTTTGTTGGCTTTGATCGCTCCCCGGTGTCTGTTTTTGACCATATGACGCAACCGGTAACGGTTGAGTGACATCATGCCGGTCTCAGAGCTGGAGAAAAATGCTGAGCAGAAAATAAGAAATACAAGCAGTCCCAACAGGGACTCGATCGATGCGCCTTCCAAGACGTTTAACCTTCAGTAGCGGGTTGGAAAGCTATTGTCGGGCTAACCCCAGAAACTGTCAAGCATACTTAGCCGGAGCTTTGTCGGGCACGCTGCTTACATGAGTAGTTCGACAACAAACTTACTGCCGAAGAATGAGAGCATTAGCACAATAAAGCCGCCGACGGTCCACCGAATCGCTTTATGACTGCGCCAGCCCAGAAAGTGACGGCCTATGAGCAGGGTGGCATAAAGCAGCCATGCCAGGATGGATAGAACGGTTTTGTGGACCAGATGCTGAGCAAACAGATCATCAAAAACCAATGCGCCGCTGGCTAATGAGAGCGTTAGCAGGATAAGCCCGGTCCAGATCATCTCAAATAACAAGGCCTCCATTGTTTGTAATGGTGGCAGTGAACGAAGCAGACCTTTGGTCATATGATGCTTAAGCTGATAGTCCTGTTTGGCCAGCAGTACTGCTTGAAAAGCGGCCAGGGTGAAGATGCTGTAAGCGAGAATAGAGAGGAGGATATGGATGACCAGGCCGCTGTCGTAATGTCTGGCAGTATTGGCATCAACGCCGATTAAAGAGAATAGTAGTGTGATGGCTGCCAGCGGAAAGATGCCTACAAACAGGTTGTCGATTTTTTGTCGTAGCGAGCTAAGTAATACCAGGGTTGCAACCAGCCAGCCAATCAGTGAGCCAGTGCTAAAGAAACCCAGCTGAATACCCTCGGGGTGATGAAGTTCCAGGTAGACCGCATAGCCGTGAGCGATAATAGCGGTTAATCCCGCCAATCTGACCAGATGGCGATTAATACTGTGGCCTTTAACGGTTTGCCACTGCAGGCTGGCAGCGATCAGGTAGCAGAGAATGGCAACTAGTGTGGGCAGAGTTTGCATCAGCGGTGAGCTCATCAGATCCATAAAAAAGTAAGGGAAGGGAACGGTTTTTTCCCTCTTTAGATGGCGCTAAGTGTGTCATAAATATGCGGTTGATGAAATATTGATACAGGGCTAATTGACCAAGGTCAGCGCTGATGCTGACCAATTGATAACCCGTTTCCATTTAATCAGGTTCCTATAGGGCGCTGCTGCTGTATAATGGCGGTCTTTATTTTGCTGCCGAAGCGCTGGTTTCATTGCGACTTCTGACGAAGCAGTACCGGATTAACCCTCCCCCTTAAGGCGTAACTATGTTTGAGAATCTGACGGATCGTTTAGCGAAAACGCTAAAATCGGTTACGGGTCAGGCGAAGCTGACCGAAGACAATATTCAAGGCACCCTGCGTGAAGTTCGTATGGCGCTGCTTGAAGCTGACGTGGCTCTGCCAGTCGTTAAGGTATTTATAAACAGTGTTAAAGAACGCGCTGTAGGGACTGAGGTCAGTAAGAGCCTGAGCCCTGGGCAGGTGTTTGTTAAGATAGTCCAGCAGGAGCTGGAAAAAGTCATGGGTGAGGCCAATGAGGCACTCAACCTGGCTGCTCAACCTCCTGCTGTTGTGATGATGGCTGGTTTGCAGGGGGCGGGTAAAACTACCTCTGTGGCGAAGCTGTCTCGCTTCTTACGTGAGCGAGAGAAGAAGAAAGTACTGGTCGTGTCTGCTGACGTGTATCGTCCTGCGGCGATCAAGCAGCTTGAAACACTGGCGGCAGAAGTTGAGGTAGATTTCTTTCCTTCGTCTGTTGAACAAAAGCCGATCGATATTGTAAATGCGGCGATCAATCATGCCAAAGTTAAGCATTTCGATGTTTTGATTGTTGATACCGCCGGTCGTCTGCATGTCGATACCGGCATGATGGATGAGATCAAAGCGCTACATGCAGCGATTAATCCGGTTGAAACTCTGTTTGTAGTTGATGCCATGACTGGTCAGGATGCGGCGAATACAGCCAAGGCATTCAATGATGTGCTGCCGCTTACCGGTGTGGTACTGACTAAGACCGATGGTGATGCCCGTGGTGGTGCGGCGCTGTCTGTTCGCCATATTACGGGTAAACCGATCAAGTTCTTAGGCGTAGGCGAGAAAGTAGATGCGCTGGAACCTTTCCATCCTGATCGTGTTGCTTCCCGAATCCTGGGAATGGGCGATGTTCTATCTCTGATCGAAGAAGTAGAGCAGAAGGTTGATAAGGACAAAGCTGAGCGTCTGGCTAAAAAAGTTCAGAAAGGTAAGGGCTTTGATCTGGAAGACTTCCGTGACCAGCTGCAACAGATGAGCAACATGGGTGGTATGTCTTCGTTGATGGATAA
The genomic region above belongs to Amphritea japonica ATCC BAA-1530 and contains:
- a CDS encoding MotA/TolQ/ExbB proton channel family protein encodes the protein MMWIEKGGPIIWILAAYSLIGLTIIASRYLQLLFTPRNNLSVSASLWKESAEKRIVDQLSAVLRIHGHSPELRATASHLIQAEMKPLESGLKTVAVLANTAPLLGLLGTITGMIKAFQVIESAGGKVDAMALAGGIWEAMLTTGVGLSVAIPLLILLHFLESGLGRFHWRLHQAAALVLDRSESAEITSDSASAQWEAVADVL
- a CDS encoding ExbD/TolR family protein — protein: MSYKLPAHSLTALNLTPLIDIVFLLLVFFMLTAHFVDEQQIELMLPGAVSVETSPEEEPVVVSIDRTGIFYINSEVVHAQLLEQRLKSLFEASPDRLLRLKADHQVNFAKVVTLLDIARLLNISNLEVATREP
- a CDS encoding energy transducer TonB, encoding MNSMEAPRRFSGWHVVGGIVLSGAVHAFIWQQLYQPALSAAVSAPKSYQPVSLSVAPSQQPVTPAEVPLKASPETAKIFTPPEAAVKLAKPKPKPKPKPKPKPKPKPKPKPKFAVETAKAVEPVAEVVRTEVDAMIEPVAAPVMTPDQLRARFLAVLVQRIDKNKRYPKRAVSRGIEGRVSFRLSLDSRGALEHFEWLEGNRLFYKATLNAVKHSLPLLLPGDQGAFSYRLVLEYKLL
- a CDS encoding TonB-dependent receptor — encoded protein: MDKYPKQFRCCQLAICIATTLTSIHVQAEETAVSDIITVTATRTERTSAEVPESISIIDQERLEQEKMFNIADALKGTPGVLIQSTSGGSSSRLIVRGAGLKAQYGIREIMVLRDGVPITDPDSFTRMDFIDTQDIEQIEVSKGPANIYATGSTGGAIHILSKSVFDNRRDQLRLGFGDQGTRNLHLRKSYTSDEGNALAFTASHRAQENGWRRHNEYESNQFSIKGGILPTDNSELEIELSLTQSEMNLPGTMDEAQFHQFKRTGEQRDNNSAFKNSARDSDIIFFNSRLTVELDDLTLRPRIYYNHWSHFHPVTGAINVNPGVDIFGTDLELDYSHHLVGEDNLVSGVTFRQDRTDNARKYAYADILTAGPRIISTLSDRKGELLEKQDELNTVYGFFLQENLRPTDHLLIDAGFRFDRIKIEQDTWSSDTAYNYGMGNYLTIPGSGGNTSLSRSFNLFSPRIGASYKLNNNFTLFGNIAQGEQVPFSSELESNIDLLSATNRTVEVGLKGRAAAWQFDLSAYATEVKDEIIQVRTDGETLYQNAGKTDKKGLEFSGTVQVLKQTIPGELQLGLNYAYSDYHYDEFSEVVYLGRTPTNFDRSGNQLPYIPEHYYSLNLNYQHPNGIKLRVQADSWGEYYLDNANTETYNGYDFVTSAILGYSIGPHDINLNIQNLFDKRYAVEVKKDTRGDKSYSPGAPRSLMLSYSYQF
- a CDS encoding CoA pyrophosphatase; its protein translation is MTDKIHMFDRLKQRIDRYAPRTLSLSGPEAGVLIALTDNPAGPEVILTRRADHLNTHSGEIAFPGGKRDDTDPDLLYTALREAEEEVDLRPVDVEVVGPLGAVLSKHKLRVTPYVGIIPHDVVLTPNLGELDRIHRVPLSFFLEKPPHHTDAIPFRGKTHYVPAYMYEGDIIWGLTAYMLVELLNVGFDAGIPMKTRPEYS
- a CDS encoding gamma carbonic anhydrase family protein; this translates as MLFSMSGREVCLVGEEHYVAHNATLIGSVELHNQASVWFNVVIRGDNDQITIGERSNIQDGSVLHTDPGYKLTVGKDVTVGHLAMLHGCEVGDGSLVGIGAVVLNGAKIGKGCLIGANALVPEGMVIPDGSLVVGSPAKVKRSLSEEQQQGLLENAAHYVENMQRYRLELQQQN
- a CDS encoding DUF1289 domain-containing protein, whose translation is MKNETPVSLSVRSPCIGVCALDEKDLCIACRRSGIEIAEWGVLSDDEKKAVWALIRQREEDDRSA
- a CDS encoding MTH1187 family thiamine-binding protein yields the protein MKVMIDLCVVPIGVGTSVSEYVTACQRVLQESGLDHQMHAYGTNVEGDWDAVFAAVKRCHEVVHHMGAVRITSSMRIGTRTDRDQTMDDKINSVKAKLV
- a CDS encoding HlyC/CorC family transporter, yielding MEGASIESLLGLLVFLIFCSAFFSSSETGMMSLNRYRLRHMVKNRHRGAIKANKLLKRPDRLIGVILIGNNFVNILASAIATIIAVELWGEDGIFIATAALTLVILIFAEVSPKTIAALYPEKIAFPAAYILQPLLKLLYPLVWIVNLITNNLLKLIGVKVTPGEHHHLSTEELRTLVNESGAVLQQRNQSMLLGVLELDDVTVNDIMIPRNEVLGIDLDNDLEEIIDQLSTTAHTRMPVYRGELNKVVGILHMRNLAQVFRQDAVTKAAILQVIHEPYFVPESTPLQTQLLNFQKESRRIALVVDEYGDIEGIVTLEDILEEIVGEMSISGKEENQDIFPQTDGSFFIDGTANIRDVNKSLDWDLPTDGPKTINGLVMEVIEAIPDANVCLLIDNYRIETLQVSDNLIKTIRATRLKQDSDDEEEED
- a CDS encoding inner membrane protein YpjD — encoded protein: MSSPLMQTLPTLVAILCYLIAASLQWQTVKGHSINRHLVRLAGLTAIIAHGYAVYLELHHPEGIQLGFFSTGSLIGWLVATLVLLSSLRQKIDNLFVGIFPLAAITLLFSLIGVDANTARHYDSGLVIHILLSILAYSIFTLAAFQAVLLAKQDYQLKHHMTKGLLRSLPPLQTMEALLFEMIWTGLILLTLSLASGALVFDDLFAQHLVHKTVLSILAWLLYATLLIGRHFLGWRSHKAIRWTVGGFIVLMLSFFGSKFVVELLM
- the ffh gene encoding signal recognition particle protein, with protein sequence MFENLTDRLAKTLKSVTGQAKLTEDNIQGTLREVRMALLEADVALPVVKVFINSVKERAVGTEVSKSLSPGQVFVKIVQQELEKVMGEANEALNLAAQPPAVVMMAGLQGAGKTTSVAKLSRFLREREKKKVLVVSADVYRPAAIKQLETLAAEVEVDFFPSSVEQKPIDIVNAAINHAKVKHFDVLIVDTAGRLHVDTGMMDEIKALHAAINPVETLFVVDAMTGQDAANTAKAFNDVLPLTGVVLTKTDGDARGGAALSVRHITGKPIKFLGVGEKVDALEPFHPDRVASRILGMGDVLSLIEEVEQKVDKDKAERLAKKVQKGKGFDLEDFRDQLQQMSNMGGMSSLMDKLPGMGQMGQAMQGANLSNAEKGFKQFESIINSMTPHERKRPDVISGSRKKRIAMGSGTQIQDINRLLKQHKQMAKMMKKFSSKAGMAKMMRGMKGMMPGGMGGPGGPGGFPRM